One Drechmeria coniospora strain ARSEF 6962 chromosome 01, whole genome shotgun sequence genomic region harbors:
- a CDS encoding polyketide synthase produces the protein MDEVAVVGLGLRFPGDATSPEDLWKVLERGESQWSEFPKDRLNIDGYFHPSGDRQGSISFRGAHFLKGDVAAFDAPWQFFSIAAEDAKAIDPQQRMLLEVCYEALENAGLRKEDLDGSNTSVYVGSFVKDYEQICLRDPDWQPRYAATGNGIAIMANRISHFFNFHGPSMTIDTGCSGSLVSVHLAAQSLRSGESSLAIAAGSGMILTPNTIMPMTALNFLSPDGKCFTFDSRANGYGRGEGIGVVVMKRLADALRDKDTIRAIIRGSAVNQDGRTPGITLPSKEAQVSNIRSVYTSAGLDYSQTAYVECHGTGTQAGDWRELKAISETLGSGHLTVNPIVVGSVKPNIGHLEGAAGIAGMIKAVLVLEHGKIPPNINFEKGNPDIDFENWKIKVPTEVMDWPLDGRRRVSVNCFGFGGTNAHVIMDEVPDYLSCLGLSGNHNSLDSVATLLESSSVDGEPLNGSGSHLFCYSSHEKSGILRIMNSHLGFLEAKKDCSQAYLQDYAYTLNCRRSSLEWKGFVVASSLADFASQVQDLDQTSIIRSSREKQPRLGFLFCGQGAQWAQMGKDLMCFENFRTTMEEASSYMSIVLKSPFSLAEELSRNEGDSLLMQPQISQPATTAIQVALVDLLRSLGISPRHVIGHSSGEIAAAYAAGSLTRQTAWEVAYFRGVAAASIALRDPYFQGGMLVVGLSETDAKMYLQSANQPVEIACINSPRSVTLSGDKERIRVVENELRNKQIFCRTLNVTVPYHSSHMKPMESEYGSVLSHIDARTCSKNISMFSTVTGNVIKGVELNAAYWATNMVSPVQYVAAVQAMINLTADKRPDILIELSPRGALRSPTLDILATQPGDSSQPVYHSILDPKSRGVVSFLKVVGELWSRGCPIDMAKIAPRASSSPEPKSLVDLPSYPWNHTKSYWHESHLSLANRFREFGRRDLIGAPTADSVPLEPRWRGFLRVSEVPWVQDHQVQKTIVYPAAGMVSMVLEGAQQMRRDMKDLLGYEISNMQIERAMIIPNTSHGLEIALNIKTLRGGANDISSPDRHEFAIYSKQLDHDWERNATGTLHFRTRSVKWFSLFQSHDEGYESKASMGEYLDARQLYESLDTVGMNYGPLFQNMGMIKKGVNFCTSMVHVPDTHDKMPVGFEYPHLIHPATLDSMFQTLFVIDPSPMVPISIKSIFVSANAYESVGFRGHATAKHTGIRDAVASIAMKGCKSNDARVIVEGLHLAGLSAPSPAEGGFLPNHRNLCTEIVWNEDAQFSTTPSSFDQYHALLSHKYPALSVLQVGGGLSVTLSNLDRMAPMQGETPRLSRYTLVECSSDIGTAALSKVKGTCLEPFVEVKQDWSQLSAEYHFIVVFSNAGVEADSLLKHLKYGGVLLQQNADDDAQAKETLSKSEGFMADQFQNSCLPPTVFRKQHVTTGEPLPPIVLLLPQDFSLEVASFAYGMHRQMQKRYHGQKISTVFSHKVLNESTTLSGKVVISLLDFASTAAKGSSVFHWSETDFAIFHKVQKTAKGIFWVTRAANMRPFNPKGAPIIALARTLMSEDPLKTIITFDLGLGHEPLTSSISETVFSVLEKSFHTNLVSEPREMEYALENGKLYIPRLRPVAPLNRLIEEEDFHQTFVRKPFLHDIGKPRRNLCLSRPGIAEGSWYYTELPERDIGADEVEIAFGEVPLTYWDLETAMGCTTEFTIGMDVKGRVKRVGSNVRAIKPDDEVMALVSSGTVQSAVRANARFTTKRRTGVAPSFYVSAFYAIVYLGRAGPNRKVLIHAGASAYGLAAVQMARSVGADVFATCLGPESDRQRNILLDFGLTEDRIVDAKSDAFIAAARVATGGEGFDMIYNPTREHIEANVQCVRKCGVFVQFASKSPSPMALPPVEGTVMVVNFDLCELMREDEAFVVELFNLATRHIDSPQFSTVLNCPTSCSFPIDKLEDALDQIQMSPYIGYSNLTADADPSTVVPVVCQNSTKTLGDSIDCEGTYIFAGGLGGLGRSISELLVSNGARHIAYISRSGASTTESLNFISSLQTRGINARVYKVDLCNKQALRRIIKDDVSVKMPPIRGVFQCAAVINDAVFDNMTYSNWTRAIQPKTVGSWNLTKAVEAVGQDPFFVFLASSAGVIGSRGQANYAAGNCFEDALARHLRLCGKRAVAIDLGPVLGAGMLAENQEMLDRLRASGFYGIRHRDFLTVVKHAITGETTPGNATPAQVVLGVGTGGIIRQNQPADPYWSRTALYAYLNLVDMPPPDLSSTNGAVPGTDFKTTLACCTSTAAAAEIVQTGLLSMLAKAMNMLPEELDASKPPNAYGVDSLVAVGVRNFVIGRFGVQLSVFEVLSDDTIAELSKTIAEKGGYGANRE, from the exons ATGGATGAAGTCGCAGTTGTTGGACTTGGCCTCCGCTTCCCTGGTGATGCAACGTCTCCGGAGGATCTGTGGAAAGTTCTCGAGCGCGGCGAGTCTCAATGGTCTGAGTTCCCCAAGGACCGTCTCAACATTGATGGCTACTTTCATCCCAGCGGTGATCGCCAAGGCAGC ATATCCTTTCGCGGCGCTCACTTCCTCAAAGGGGACGTAGCCGCATTTGACGCACCG TGGCAGTTTTTCTCCATTGCTGCCGAAGATGCAAAAGCAATTGACCCACAGCAGAGGATGCTGCTGGAGGTTTGCTATGAAGCTCTCGAAAATG CCGGCCTCCGCAAGGAGGATTTGGACGGCAGCAATACTTCTGTCTATGTCGGATCATTTGTTAAAG ACTATGAGCAAATATGTCTTCGAGATCCAGACTGGCAGCCTCGGTATGCGGCCACGGGCAACGGCATAGCCATCATGGCAAACCGCATCTCACACTTTTTCAACTTTCACGGTCCCAGCATGACCATCGACACCGGCTGCAGCGGCAGTCTCGTATCGGTTCATCTGGCAGCCCAGAGCCTGCGGAGTGGGGAgtcgtcgctcgccatcGCAGCGGGTTCTGGCATGATCCTCACCCCCAACACCATCATGCCCATGACGGCGCTCAACTTCCTGAGCCCTGACGGCAAGTGCTTCACCTTTGATTCGCGTGCCAATGGGTACGGCAGGGGAGAGGGTATCGGCGTTGTCGTGATGAAGCGACTTGCCGATGCTCTGCGTGACAAGGACACTATCCGCGCCATAATCAGGGGCAGCGCCGTCAACCAGGACGGCCGAACTCCTG GCATCACTCTCCCAAGCAAGGAAGCTCAAGTGTCCAACATACGTTCTGTGTACACATCGGCCGGTCTGGACTACAGCCAGACGGCCTATGTCGAATGCCACGGGACCGGAACGCAGGCTGGAGATTGGAGAGAGCTGAAAGCCATCTCTGAGACGCTTGGTTCCGGCCACTTGACCGTGAACCCCATCGTCGTAGGATCAGTCAAACCCAATATCGGCCATCTAGAGGGGGCAGCTGGGATTGCCGGTATGATCAAGGCGGTACTGGTCTTGGAGCACGGTAAGATCCCGCCCAATATCAACTTTGAAAAAGGCAACCCCGACATAGACTTTGAGAACTGGAAAATCAAG GTCCCGACAGAAGTCATGGACTGGCCCCTGGACGGCAGACGCCGTGTTAGCGTCAACTGCTTTGGCTTCGGAGGCACCAATGCCCACGTCATCATGGATGAGGTGCCTGACTATCTGTCTTGCCTTGGTCTTAGTGGCAACCACAACTCGTTAGATTCGGTTGCCACCTTGCTCGAGTCGAGCTCGGTGGATGGAGAACCCCTGAACGGGTCGGGATCACATCTCTTCTGCTACTCGTCCCACGAGAAGAGTGGCATCCTCCGAATCATGAACAGTCACCTCGGGTTTCTTGAAGCTAAGAAAGACTGCTCGCAAGCGTACCTGCAAGACTATGCCTACACCCTCAACTGCAGACGATCCAGCCTCGAGTGGAAAGGCTTTGTGGTGGCCAGCTCGCTGGCTGACTTCGCATCGCAAGTTCAAGACCTAGACCAGACGTCCATCATACGGTCGTCGCGAGAGAAGCAGCCGCGACTCGGCTTTCTCTTCTGCGGTCAGGGGGCACAATGGGCACAAATGGGCAAAGATCTGATGTGCTTCGAAAATTTCCGCACCACCATGGAAGAGGCGAGCTCCTACATGTCAATTGTTCTAAAGTCTCCATTTAGCCTGGCTGAGGAGCTCTCCAGGAATGAGGGTGATTCTTTGCTCATGCAGCCGCAAATTTCACAGCCGGCTACAACGGCAATTCAGGTGGCCCTGGTAGATCTACTTCGCTCGCTTGGCATCTCCCCCAGACATGTCATCGGCCATTCATCGGGAGAGATTGCTGCTGCTTATGCCGCAGGTTCATTAACGAGACAGACGGCCTGGGAGGTTGCGTATTTTCGTGGCGTGGCTGCCGCCAGCATCGCCCTGAGGGACCCCTATTTTCAGGGTGGCATGTTGGTTGTTGGTTTATCAGAAACTGACGCGAAGATGTACCTCCAATCTGCCAACCAGCCAGTCGAGATTGCTTGCATCAACAGTCCGAGGTCCGTCACTTTATCCGGCGACAAGGAGAGGATCCGAGTTGTCGAAAACGAACTGCGTAACAAACAGATCTTTTGCAGAACCCTCAATGTCACTGTGCCGTACCATTCGTCGCACATGAAACCGATGGAGTCCGAATACGGGAGCGTCCTCTCGCACATCGATGCTCGAACATGTTCAAAGAACATAAGCATGTTTTCCACCGTCACTGGCAACGTCATCAAAGGTGTCGAGCTAAACGCTGCCTATTGGGCCACAAACATGGTGTCTCCGGTGCAATACGTGGCTGCTGTCCAAGCCATGATAAACCTCACTGCGGATAAGCGACCGGATATTCTCATCGAGCTTAGTCCCCGTGGGGCTCTTCGTTCGCCAACGTTGGACATTCTAGCGACTCAACCAGGGGACAGCTCGCAACCTGTATACCACTCCATTCTTGACCCGAAGAGTCGTGGCGTCGTATCCTTCCTGAAAGTTGTTGGTGAGCTGTGGTCTCGGGGATGCCCAATAGACATGGCTAAAATTGCTCCTCGGGCATCGTCCAGCCCGGAACCAAAGAGTCTCGTGGATCTACCGTCATATCCTTGGAACCACACCAAGTCATACTGGCACGAGTCTCACCTGAGTCTCGCAAACAGATTTCGAGAATTTGGCCGACGGGATCTCATCGGAGCACCTACGGCGGATTCTGTGCCCTTGGAGCCTAGGTGGCGAGGCTTTCTGCGTGTGTCCGAGGTTCCCTGGGTCCAGGATCACCAAGTGCAGAAGACAATCGTCTATCCTGCCGCTGGTATGGTTTCCATGGTCCTCGAGGGCGCACAACAGATGAGAAGGGACATGAAAGACCTCTTGGGATACGAAATCAGCAACATGCAAATTGAAAGGGCAATGATTATCCCCAACACGTCCCACGGCCTCGAGATAGCCCTCAACATCAAGACGCTCCGGGGGGGCGCCAATGACATCTCCAGCCCAGACCGTCACGAGTTTGCAATCTACTCGAAACAGCTTGATCATGACTGGGAGCGTAACGCAACCGGTACTCTGCACTTCCGGACCAGGTCCGTCAAGTGGTTCTCATTGTTTCAATCGCACGATGAGGGTTACGAATCCAAGGCGAGCATGGGCGAGTACCTTGACGCTCGCCAGCTCTATGAGTCCCTTGACACAGTCGGCATGAACTATGGCCCGCTCTTCCAGAATATGGGCATGATCAAAAAGGGTGTCAACTTTTGCACCAGCATGGTTCACGTTCCCGACACTCATGACAAAATGCCGGTCGGTTTCGAGTATCCGCACCTGATACACCCAGCAACTCTGGACTCAATGTTCCAGACTCTGTTCGTCATAGACCCATCACCGATGGTGCCCATATCCATAAAGAGCATATTCGTATCTGCAAATGCCTACGAATCAGTCGGTTTCAGAGGCCACGCTACAGCTAAGCACACAGGGATCAGAGACGCGGTTGCAAGCATTGCCATGAAGGGCTGTAAAAGTAACGACGCTCGAGTGATCGTTGAGGGACTTCACCTTGCTGGCCTGTCCGCTCCATCTCCTGCGGAGGGCGGCTTCCTCCCAAACCATCGCAATCTGTGCACTGAGATCGTCTGGAACGAAGACGCACAATTTTCTACCACCCCCAGTTCCTTCGATCAGTATCATGCGCTGCTCTCTCACAAGTATCCCGCTTTGTCCGTGCTGCAAGTTGGGGGTGGATTATCCGTGACACTGTCCAATCTGGATCGCATGGCGCCGATGCAAGGCGAGACACCACGACTTTCAAGATACACTTTGGTTGAGTGCTCATCGGATATCGGCACAGCTGCCCTGTCCAAGGTCAAAGGCACATGCTTGGAGCCTTTTGTCGAGGTGAAGCAGGACTGGTCCCAGCTCTCTGCAGAGTATCATTTCATCGTGGTTTTCTCAAACGCTGGAGTAGAAGCAGACAGCTTGCTGAAGCATCTCAAGTACGGTGGCGTTCTCTTGCAGCAaaacgccgacgacgatgctcaGGCAAAGGAAACTCTATCCAAGTCTGAAGGCTTCATGGCAGATCAATTCCAGAATTCCTGTCTACCTCCGACAGTATTCAGGAAGCAGCATGTGACCACTGGCGAGCCTCTTCCACCGATTGTTCTCCTGTTGCCCCAAGACTTTTCCTTAGAGGTTGCTAGCTTTGCGTATGGGATGCATCGACAAATGCAGAAGCGCTATCATGGCCAGAAAATCAGCACAGTTTTCAGCCACAAAGTTCTTAATGAGTCGACAACATTGTCGGGGAAAGTTGTTATATCTCTGCTTGACTTTGCTTCAACAGCTGCCAAAGGAAGTTCTGTATTTCACTGGTCTGAGACTGATTTTGCCATCTTTCACAAAGTTCAGAAGACGGCCAAAGGGATTTTCTGGGTCACTCGCGCTGCAAACATGAGGCCCTTCAACCCCAAGGGCGCGCCCATTATCGCACTTGCTCGGACGCTTATGTCTGAAGACCCCCTGAAGACAATCATCACTTTTGACTTGGGTCTCGGTCATGAACCCCTAACCAGTTCAATATCTGAGACTGTCTTTTCCGTGCTCGAGAAGTCGTTCCATACAAATTTGGTATCTGAACCGCGAGAGATGGAGTATGCCTTGGAGAATGGCAAACTGTACATTCCCCGTCTAAGGCCTGTTGCACCCTTGAACAGGCTTATCGAGGAAGAGGACTTCCACCAAACTTTCGTCCGAAAGCCTTTCCTCCACGATATAGGAAAGCCCAGACGTAACCTTTGTCTTTCCAGGCCAGGAATTGCGGAGGGTTCATGGTACTATACCGAACTTCCCGAACGAGACATTGGTGCCGATGAGGTTGAGATCGCCTTTGGGGAAGTTCCGCTGACTTATTGGGATCTCGAGACTGCCATGGGCTGCACTACAGAATTCACAATTGGAATGGACGTGAAAGGCCGCGTCAAGCGTGTTGGAAGCAACGTCAGAGCTATCAAGCCCGATGACGAGGTCATGGCACTCGTTTCTAGCGGGACCGTCCAAAGCGCCGTGCGGGCCAATGCAAGATTCACAACAAAGCGTCGCACGGGAGTAGCCCCTAGCTTCTACGTCAGTGCATTCTATGCCATCGTCTACCTTGGTAGGGCCGGGCCAAACCGCAAGGTTTTGATCCATGCTGGCGCCAGTGCCTACGGACTGGCTGCTGTCCAGATGGCGAGGTCGGTAGGAGCTGATGTGTTTGCGACATGCCTGGGACCAGAATCTGACAGGCAACGAAATATTCTCCTCGACTTTGGACTCACCGAGGATCGCATAGTTGACGCAAAATCAGACGCCTTCATCGCGGCGGCGCGTGTTGCCACAGGGGGGGAGGGTTTCGATATGATTTACAACCCAACTCGGGAGCACATCGAAGCCAATGTCCAATGCGTCCGCAAAT GCGGTGTTTTTGTTCAGTTTGCCAGCAAATCGCCATCGCCTATGGCGCTGCCACCTGTGGAGGGGACTGTCATGGTGGTCAACTTTGACCTCTGCGAACTCATGCGAGAGGATGAAGCGTTTGTCGTTGAGCTCTTCAATCTCGCCACTCGGCATATTGACAGCCCTCAGTTTTCGACGGTGCTGAACTGTCCAACGAGCTGCAGCTTTCCTATCGACAAGCTTGAGGATGCACTTGACCAGATCCAAATGTCGCCTTACATCGGCTACTCGAATCTGACGGCTGATGCGGATCCCAGCACCGTGGTTCCTGTTGTCTGCCAGAATTCAACCAAAACCCTTGGTGATTCCATTGACTGCGAAGGGACATATATTTTTGCTGGTGGACTTGGCGGTCTCGGTCGAAGCATATCAGAGCTGCTCGTCAGCAACGGGGCGCGTCATATCGCATACATATCTCGCTCAGGAGCCTCAACGACGGAATCCCTGAATTTCATCTCCAGCCTACAAACCAGAGGTATCAATGCACGAGTGTACAAGGTGGACCTCTGCAACAAGCAGGCTCTTCGGCGCATCATCAAAGACGATGTAAGCGTCAAGATGCCCCCCATCCGAGGCGTCTTCCAGTGCGCCGCTGTCATCAACGATGCCGTTTTCGACAATATGACATACTCGAACTGGACCAGGGCCATCCAACCCAAGACTGTGGGCTCTTGGAACCTCACAAAAGCGGTGGAAGCCGTTGGTCAAGATCCcttcttcgtcttcctcgcAAGCTCGGCGGGTGTCATAGGCAGCAGGGGCCAAGCAAACTACGCCGCGGGAAACTGTTTCGAGGATGCACTGGCACGCCATCTCCGCCTGTGTGGCAAGCGCGCCGTGGCCATCGATCTGGGCCCCGTGCTTGGCGCGGGCATGCTGGCCGAGAATCAAGAGATGCTCGATCGGCTCCGGGCAAGCGGCTTCTACGGCATACGCCACCGTGACTTCCTGACGGTCGTGAAGCACGCCATCACGGGCGAGACGACTCCAGGCAACGCGACGCCGGCACAAGTCGTTCTGGGTGTCGGAACCGGCGGCATCATTCGCCAGAACCAGCCGGCGGATCCGTACTGGTCACGAACGGCCCTGTACGCATACCtcaacctcgtcgacatGCCGCCGCCAGACCTGTCTTCCACCAACGGTGCGGTGCCGGGCACCGACTTCAAGACAACGCTGGCGTGCTGCACGAGCACCGCGGCTGCGGCTGAGATTGTGCAGACGGGGCTGTTAAGCATGCTTGCCAAGGCCATGAACATGCTGCCCGAGGAACTTGATGCGAGCAAACCCCCGAACGCCTATGGGGTTGACTCGCTCGTAGCGGTCGGCGTTCGCAATTTTGTTATTGGCCGCTTTGGCGTGCAGCTGTCTGTCTTTGAGGTGCTGAGCGACGACACTATTGCCGAGCTTTCCAAGACGATTGCGGAGAAGGGAGGGTACGGTGCCAATAGAGAGTAA
- a CDS encoding O-methyltransferase has translation MADLSAHRPRPFEAGRHSANLDRASPSSFNTPRFSSPLDSANFPRLHGLYHESLVCLVASSSLFRTSRAFVADVLRPSYAAMGKFKVPAWLHAPASASSSDKEAGKQNRRSFSGFAHRRSRCETGRPVLEESRGTDSSRLVVLARKIAAETENLDRYLGNNSLPQPGFGIDAPDDFPPLPGHVQRSRQEIICATRELESLVRGPRETVRWGVWSYLDTLSLQLINSYGIANLVPLDAPISLVELQTKTSLDPINLARVLRHAMTNRVFHEPSPGVIAHTAASRLLARDSALQDWVGFNSEDIFPAAGKVLTALQKHPEATSLTTTGFNLAFGTEEPMFVTFGKEPIRARRMGGAMASLTGGEGYEVKHLVDNYDLADVDAAQGTLVDIGGSHGFVCVDLARRWKRMSFVVQDLPKTVESAPEPICDDESVSNRIRFQAHDFFTEQPVKDADVYFFRWIIHNYSTPYAVKLLKNLVPALKPGARVVINDHCLRKPGSEEPWDERLIRSMDLVMLTLLNAQEREEHEFRALFAAADDRFVFKGVTRTEDSRMSVVEAVWEPSEVNGALIENGHAVASSEKENTSK, from the exons ATGGCCGACTTGTCAGCCCACCGGCCACGGCCGTtcgaggcaggcaggcactCTGCGAACCTCGACCgggcctcgccatcctccttCAACACACCACGCTTCTCCTCACCGCTAGACTCGGCAAATTTCCCGCGACTACATGGCCTGTATCACGAGAGCCTCGTTTGCCTCGTGGCGTCATCGTCCCTGTTTCGT ACCTCGCGCGCCTTtgtcgccgacgtgctccGTCCATCCTACGCCGCCATGGGCAAGTTCAAGGTTCCCGCGTGGCTCCATGCGCCCGCTTCGGCCTCCAGCTCGGACAAAGAGGCCGGCAAGCAGAATCGGCGTTCCTTCTCCGGCTTCGCCCACCGCCGATCCAGATGTGAAACCGGACGACCGGTCCTGGAAGAGTCCCGAGGGACCGACtcgtctcgcctcgtcgtcctggcgAGGAAGATAGCTGCCGAGACGGAGAACCTCGACAGGTACCTCGGCAACAATAGCCTGCCCCAGCCCGgcttcggcatcgacgcgCCCGACGAtttccctcccctcccggGCCATGTCCAGCGAAGCAGACAAGAGATCATCTGTGCCACGAGGGAGCTCGAGAGCTTGGTGCGAGGTCCGAGGGAGACGGTGAGATGGGGCGTCTGGAGC TACCTCGATACCCTGAGCCTACAGCTCATCAACAGCTACGGAATCG CCAATCTCGTTCCCCTCGACGCCCCCatctccctcgtcgagctgcaaACCAAGACGTCCCTCGACCCCATTAACCTGGCCCGTGTTCTCCGTCATGCAATGACCAACCGCGTCTTCCACGAGCCCTCTCCCGGCGTCATCGCCCacacggccgcctcgcgcctcctcgcccgagACTCGGCCCTTCAGGACTGGGTCGGCTTCAACTCGGAGGACATCtttcccgccgccggcaaggtGCTCACGGCGCTGCAGAAGCACCCCGAGGCCACGTCCCTTACGACGACGGGCTTCAATTTGGCGTTTGGCACCGAGGAGCCTATGTTTGTGACGTTTGGAAAGGAGCCCATCCGCGCGAGGCGAATGGGcggcgccatggcgagcctcaccggcggcgagggctaTGAGGTGAAGCATCTGGTCGACAATtacgacctcgccgacgtggaTGCCGCTCAAGGAACCCTGGTCGACATCGGGGGCAGCCATGGCTTCGTCtgcgtcgacctcgcccggAGGTGGAAGCGGATGAGCTTTGTCGTGCAGGATCTCCCCAAGACGGTGGAAAGTGCACCGGAGCCCATCTGTGACGACGAATCCGTCTCGAACAGGATTCGGTTCCAGGCTCACGATTTCTTTACCGAACAACCGGTCAAAGACGCCGACG TCTACTTCTTCCGTTGGATTATTCACAACTACTCGACGCCCTACGCCGTCAAGCTCCTCAAGAACCTCGTTCCGGCGCTGAAGCCCGGCGCACGCGTCGTCATCAACGATCACTGCCTTCGGAAACCCGGTTCGGAGGAACCCTGGGATGAGCGGCTGATACGCAGCATGGATTTGGTGATGTTGACGCTGCTCAACGCGCAGGAACGCGAAGAGCACGAGTTTCGTGCGCTTTTCGCAGCCGCGGACGACCGCTTTGTCTTCAAG GGAGTCACGAGGACCGAGGATTCGAGGATGAGTGTCGTCGAAGCTGTTTGGGAGCCGAGTGAGGTCAACGGTGCATTGATCGAGAATGGGCACGCGGTGGCCTCGAGCGAGAAAGAGAATACGAGCAAGTGA